Proteins found in one Hippopotamus amphibius kiboko isolate mHipAmp2 chromosome 12, mHipAmp2.hap2, whole genome shotgun sequence genomic segment:
- the LOC130832996 gene encoding ubiquitin-like protein 5: protein MIELVCNDLLGMKVCVKYNTDDTIGDLKKLIAVQTGTHWNKIVLKKWYLISKHHMPLGDYETQVGTNLELYYQQSRSPSPCPSLFSHLTTHTCMDACF, encoded by the coding sequence ATGATCGAGCTTGTCTGCAATGACCTTCTGGGAATGAAGGTCTGTGTTAAATATAATACTGATGACACCATCGGGGACCTTAAGAAGCTGATCGCAGTCCAAACTGGTACCCACTGGAACAAGATCGTTTTGAAGAAGTGGTACCTGATTTCTAAGCACCATATGCCTCTGGGGGACTATGAAACCCAAGTTGGAACAAATCTGGAGCTTTATTACCAACAGAGCAGAAGTccttctccctgcccttccctcttctcccacctcACCACCCACACTTGTATGGATGcttgtttttga